DNA sequence from the Leptospiraceae bacterium genome:
CAGTGTACTTGTTTTTCTATCAACCTCTTTTTGGTTGTATCCGCTTCCATTGTCTTTAACCCTTAATTCAAATGTATTTTCAATATTTCTGAAAGAAACCAGAATGTTTCCTTCATCTTTATCCCGAAATGCATGTTGAAGAGAATTCGTAATTAGCTCATTGATAATAAGTCCGCAGGGTATCGCATATCTCATGTCAAGGACCATAGCTTCTGAAGAAATATGAATACTTACTTTATTACCGTTACAAGAACGTTTCAAATTGTTTATAAGTTCCTCTATATATTCTTTAAATTGGATTTTAGCCCAGTTGCCGGATTTATATAGACTTTCATGAACCAGGGCGATGGATTTTATACGGTTAATGGATTCTTGAAAAGTTCTTTTTAATAAATTATCTTTGCAATACGAAGCCTGCAATTCAATCAAACCTGAAATAATGGCCATATTGTTTTTTACTCTATGATGAATTTCTGAAAGTAATATTTCTCTTTCATGCAGAGCCGAACGAATTTTTTCTGCATCTTCTTTCTCTCGAGTAATATCTCTTTCTATGGCTATATAATGGGTTAATTCACCCAATGTGTTATGGATAGGGGTAAAATCAATTTTTACCCAATAGATACTTCCATCCTTCTTATAATTTAACAGTTCTTCGGAAAAAGTTCTACCCAAAGATAAATTATCCCTGATATTCTTTATTGCATTCGGATCAGTTTCATGCCCCTGCAAAAATCTGGGATTTTCCCCTTTGACTTCTTCATAGGAATAGCCTGTAAGTTTTTCAAATCCTCCATTTACCCATTGAATTTCTCTTTTTTTATTAGTAATAATAACTGCGTTACTTGTTTTGCTGGCCACCAGGGATAATTTGTTTATTTCATCTTTTACTGTAAGTTCTTCGCTGATGTCTTGTATTGTAAAAAATATCTTTATCGTTTTCTTATTTTCCTGTATTGGTTTTCCGGTAATCCGTACCCAGCGTTTATTCTTTTTAGCTGTAATGAATTTTAATTCGAGAGTAAAGGGTTCACCCGTGTCTATTGCTCGACTTAAGGCTCTCATTAGTTTGTGAAGAGATTCCGGTTCAAAAAAATTATAAAAATTGTATTTATTAAGTTCAAAAGAATCTTCTAATTCATGAATTTTATAAACTTCTTTTGTCCAGCTTATATGGTTGGTTATTAGATCAAGTTCCCAACCACCAACATTAACGGCCTCTTGAGTATCTAATAACAGGTTTTTATACTTCTTATTTTCACTAATATCTGTGATATAAATAATTTTGAAAATCTCTCCATCATTTCTTCGATACTGATTTATTTTAATTGTTATTTCAAAAGGGGTTCCGTCTTTTTTTATTGCTTTGGATTCTATAGATGTGAGATTTTGAGTATCAGGCTTATCTATACTCGCAAAGAAAGATAAAATACTGCTTATATTTTTTCCTAATATATCTTTTCGATTATAAGCAAATAATTTGCAAAAACCGGTATTAACATTAGTTAGAATATTTGAACTATTGATAATAGCAATACCGGTGTCTGTATTTTCATAAATAAGATTTAATAGTTCCCTCAGTTCTTCCAGTTCAAATTCATTCTTTTTAGAATTGGAAATATCAAGTAGACTATAAGAAATCATTTCAATTTTTTCAGCATCATTCTTTATGGGACTGAGATTGTATTGATACCAGAAAATTTCATTTTCTTCATTTTGGAATGAAACGTAACCATTTAAGGTTTCACCTGCTTTTACCCTGTTGAAATTATTATAAAAGTCTTTAACATTTTCCGGAGGAATATAATTAATGATGAGATCTGCAGTATCGATAGAACGAGCACTTATTCTATAAAATAGTTGTTTGGCTGCCTGATTGTATATAAGTATTTTATAATCCAATCCAATCAGTAAAAAAGCTTGAAGTGTATTATTCAGAAGAGTCTGGAGTTTATTTTGAGTTGAAAGAAATTGGACTTCTTTTTGTTCCAGGGCATTATTCGCTGCTTTCAATTCCGAATAGGCAATTTGCATTTCTTCATTGGTAGATTGGAGTTCTTCGTTTGTAGTTTCTAATTCTTCATTAGCAGATTGAAGTTCTTCATTGGTAGATTGAAATTCTTCATTTAGGGATTGAAGTTCTTCATTACTTGATTCTAATTCTTCTATAAAAGACTGCATGTACTCTTTGGCAGCCGAGAGTTCATCTTCGAGTTCTTTTATCTTTGCATTGTCGGTATTTATTGTTTCTATTTTATTATGAAAAGTAAGCTCGTATTCTTCGAATGTTTCAAAGATCAGCATATATAATTCTTCTTTTTGAGTTATGTTAAATAAGGGTTTTATTATGATTCTCAGGAAGAATGTTAGATTATAGAAAGAAATTTTTAATATGGGAGTTTTTATTTTCTGTTTTGTTTTTATACATTTAGTTATGCCTGAACGTAATTCTATTTGAAAATCATTATTAATTAATTTCAGTATATTACTGTTGAGGGAACCTTCCGATAGTCGCAGGTAGGGTCTGAGATCTCCCCGTATTTCAATTATATCCATATTGTCATTTATGATAACAAAAGGGCTGTCATAGGAATTATATACAGAATCTCTAATGATATCCTGTAGGGAAGTTTCTCTATTTTCGGAAAATTTACTTTTGCTTTTTTCTTTAAAAGGTTTGTAATGAAAGAGTGGAAATTGGGTGGGTAAAGAGCGATTGGAAAGTCTTCGAGTATATATTTTATGCTTTTCGTTTATCGGGGTAAAAAGGTCATGGTAAGTGCCTATAGACTCCGATTTTCCTAAAAATAAAATTCCGCCCGTATTTAAGGAATATTGGAATATTGGAATAATTGCATTTTGTAAATTAGCATTAAAATAGATTAGTAAATTCCGACAGCTTAAGAGGTCTAATTTTAAAAATGGAGGGTTTGTAATAAGATCATGTTTGGAAAATAGGATTAGTTGTTTGAGAGATTTTATAACTTCATAATGAGATTCATCTAACCTGATAAAGTATTTACTAAGAAATTCTTTTGGAACATTTTCCAGACTATGTTCCCCGTAAATTCCTTTTCTGGCGAAGTTAATTGAAGTTTCATTTATGTCTGTAGCAAAAATTTGTATGGAATAGTCCGGGATCGATGAGTTTAATATTTCATTTAGTATAATTGCGATAGTATAGGCTTCCTCTCCCGAAGCACAGCCTGTGATCCAAATCCTGATAGAGTCTCCTTTTTTTTTGTTGTTTATGAGATCCCTCAGATGTATTCGTAAATCCTGAAAAGAGTCGATATCTCTAAAAAATTTGGTTACACCTATTAAAAGAATATCAAAAAGAGCATTGAGTTCCTCCGGATGCTCTTTTACATAATCTAAATATTGTTTTTGACTTGTAAAGTGTAAAGCATTGATTCTTTTTGTTAATCTGCGAGTGATAGAGTTATTTTTATAATTCGAGAAGTTTGCACCTGTTTGATTGGAGAGTAGTTCTAAAATTTGATTTAGTTCTATATCTTTATTGGATGCTTTTTTGGAAGTGGTAATGTAGAAATTCGGATTTTTCAGGATGTCTTTTATTTTATCTCCCATTTCCAGAGGTCTACAGATAATACTGATTTCACCCGTGTCAATAGCTGCAATGGGCATACCATTGTATTTTGCGGAAGAGGGATCCTGAACAATAGTAAAACCAGCATGAGAGCGAATTTCTTTAATCCCCCTCGCACCGTCAGAGCCGGTACCGGAAAGAATAATCCCGATAGCCTTTTCCTGCATCTGTGTGGCCAGTGAGATGAAAAAGGAGTCTATAGAAGGCTTGGGACCGGAATTATTTATAGGCCGTGAAAGAATAATTTGCTTTCCGGAAATGGTAATATCATTATTGGGAGGTGTAATATAAACACTTCCTTCCTCGATTATCATTCCCGAGGAGGCTTCTATAACTTTTAGACCGGTAGTTTTGCTGAGCAGTTGTACTAACATGCTCTTATAACTCGGACTCAGGTGTTGTGCAATAATGATGGCAAAGCTTCCAATTGTATCAGAAAAGTTACTTAAAAACTCCTGTAGTGATTCCAATCCACCTGCAGAAGCTCCGATTCCAATAATATATTCTGGAAATTTATACTCTTCTTTATGCATCTATAACCAATTTTAAACAATAAATTATTAAGAATAGCCTTTCAATAGATTTTCTTAAAAAAAACTGGATGACAATTTTTTTTTAAAAAAAAAATTTACCTGTGTATCTAATCCTTTAGAATTCGGATAAATCCGTTTTTTAAAGGATATAAAGGAGTACACAAACATGTTGAACAAAACAGTATTGGGATTATTAACACTTTCCTTTCTCTTTCTTATGAATTGTGGTGGTGGAAATAAGGTTTATGAACTAAAAAATGGACGTCAGTTTGAAGGTTGGGCCGGTCCACCGGAAGATCCAACCGGTTCACCTCAGGAATTTTTCTATATGAAATATACCGGTCGTGCGAGCGAAAAAGCTCTGAAAAAGAAAAGTGGAGCGATGATGGAAACTACCTGTCGTGATGCTGCTGAGCTAAACGCAAAAGGCGACATTATTCAGAAGCTGGCTCATGAAACTGTAACCGGTGCATCAGGAGTTTCTGACGGCGAGTCTACCGGAAAGGTAGTAGTTCGGGAATTTGCTGCCCAGGTTACTGGTATGAATACCATGCAATGTGAACCTCTGGCAAAAGCAGAAGCTGACATTCCGAATAGTGAATGGAAAGAATGCCGTTGTGTAATGTATGTTCGTATCGAAGGTGGACGGGACTCAGTTTTAGCAAAAGCTAAAGCAAAAATGTCTGAAAATTAATTCTTCCTATTTTCTTTAGAGCCGGGAGTAGAACCCGGTTTCTAAAGAAGCCTTACTATCCTAATTTATGAATTATTTATATACAATCGTTTCGATTTCTTTTTCGTTTTTATACATAGTTTTTTTCATTATAAACCTTCACAATTGTAGTTCTGAAAAGTTTCAAATAAAAGATTTTGAAAGTAAGGCTATTTTAGGTTTTGCCGGACCTCCCTTTGAAGAAGAGAAAGAGCCTTTAGAATATTTTTATGTGAAGGTTCAAGGAAAGGCGAATCGACAGGCTTTAGAACTAAAAAGTGGAGGGATGATGCATAATACCTGTACAGGTTCTGTATTAGAAAATGCTAAGGAAATTTTATTAAATGAATTAACTTTATTTGCAAGGAAGAATAATTTAGATCTAAAAAAGGATGAATTTCCTGAACTAAAGAAGAAAATAGAAACGGTTTATGATATTCAGCTAACAGAAATTCACTTTAAAGAGTGTAAGCCTACCGGAAAGCCCAGTCCGGGAATTTTATACAGCGAGTTTAAAACCTGTGAGTGCCTGGTTTTTATTCGTTTACAGGGCGGGAAGAAGAGCTTTCTATTAAGTTTATAGAAGACATTTAATAAGCTTAATATATCCGATAAAATTATGATTCCGGAAGAAATGAGGCTATAATTCCCCTAATTTCTTCAATACCTAAATTGTTTTTAATGGAACTTCTGATGATTTTAAGTCCCCGAAAGTCGAGGTTGTGAATCTTGCATTCTTTTCTTAGCTTATCTCTTTCTGACGCATTTAGCTTGTCTACCTTGGTTCGAACCAGTACTGGTTTTATGCCTCTATCAAAGCAAGTCTCGATTACATCTTTTTCTTCTTCAGGTAAAGTTCTGGCTGAATCGCAAAGTACAAATAAAACTTTCAAGGCTTTACATTTATTCAAATAATAATTCGTTACATCCATCATATCATCCCGCTCTTTATGCGAAGCTTTTGCATATCCAAAACCGGGTAGATCTACAAGAAAAAGTTTTTCATTTAAAAGAAAGAAATTAAGGGTTCTTGTTTTACCGGGCGTCGAAGAAACCTTAACCAGATTTTTTCGATTTACGATAGCATTGATTAAACTCGATTTACCTGCATTTGACCTGCCGCAAAAAGCCAGTTGTACTCTTTCCCTGTCGTCAGGAAAAGCATTTCCCTTGCCGTAAGATGCCTGAAATACAATATCCTGAATTTCCAATTTACTTTTCGTTTCCATTTTTTACCTGCTTGAATGTATTTGACAAAGTATAAAAGTTCGGTTCAATGTATCTAATTTTTTCCGGGAAGACAACATGAAACCACTTAAAAATAGTCTTTATCTAGTAATTTTCTTATTTCTCTTTTTGGCAATCAGTATTCCGGCAGATGAGCCTTTAGTACTTTTAAAAACCGGTCGGGAAAACTATTATTTCAAAGATCCTATCAAATTTAATGTCTTTTTGCATGAAAAATCTTACCTGTATATTGTAAACCTGAGAAGTAATGGTGAAATGCACTTACTTTACCCCAATGAATTTGAAGAAAATAATCTTCTCGAAAAAGGAAACTATAGTATCCCTTCAGAAAAAGATGATTATTTTTTTTATGCCGGTGAGCCGGAAGGGAAAGAGATTCTTTTTGCTCTTGTTTCCAGAACACCCGTGCAAAAACTGCAAAAAAAACTTCATTATAAAAATCCTATTGTAAAACAAAAAGCAGGTTCGAATTTAAGCACTACCCTTTTAAATTGGTTAACTTCCGAGCTTCCGTACGGAGACTGGGATCTCTCCGAAGTTCATATCCGGGTTTATAAAAATAGGGTTAAAGAGTAATTGAAATATCGCTTCTTTGTATTTATATTTCTTTTTCCAGACCTAAGTCTGTTGTCGAGTCCTGTATCGTTTTTAGTTCAGGAAAAAGAAAAGCTTATAGTAAAGAAAAATTCAGAAAAAGTTTTCCCAATTGCGAGTATTACAAAACTTTTTACCGCGTTTACAGCTCTTTCGCTTTATTCCTCTTCTAAAGTCTTTAAAGTTCCCTCTTCCTGTGTAATTAAGAACTCTTATGAATCCAGGGCCGGTTTAAGAAAAAACGAAAAATTTAGCCTTATGGCTCTTATAGAAGGACTTTTAATTTCTTCCGGAAATGATGCAGCCTGTGTTCTGGCCAAATCCTATAAAACCGGAGAAAAAGGATTCATGGAGGAAGTGAACCGCTTCGTTCAAGAAAAGGGTTTAAAAAAAACCAGACTTTTGGAACCCGTAGGACTCTCCTCTCATTCAGTAAGTTCTGCTGAAGAATTACAAAAGATTCTTCATGAACTGGAAGCTTATCCTTCCCTCCTTACCATTTTAAAAAAGAAACAAAGCCTGATTCAATCAAAGAAAGGCAGAAAAATTAAATTAGTGAGTCGGCAGAAGCTTTTTTCTTACAGAGGTTATGCGATATTCGGTAAAACAGGAACTACCCGTAAAGCGGGAGAATGCTTTGTTGGTTTTGCAAAAAGGAATGATAAGTTTTATTATCTTATATTCTTGGGTTCAAAAAATGTGTATAAAGATATTCGTAAGATTCTTTTAAAAATATCAGGAGAATCTTCAGACTCATGAAGTTGTCCAATCGGACCTGGTGGATGTACTTCCCTACTCAGGGTCCGATGGTGTATCCATTAGCGACTTTTTTAGACAGCCCCTTAGAAAAACAGATTATTTTTTTCGAATGTTTTGAATTTCGACAACACTTTCCAGGGTAGGCGGCAACCAATCATCCAGTAAGGGTAAGCCATCTCCTCCTATTTTCTTCCGGAACAACATTTCTTTATTCGCCATAGCAATTTCAGAAGCAGTAGAAATCATCCTGGATGTTTCGATAGCTTTCCAGTAATGCTGCATAGCGAGATTGAATTTTCCCTGCCTTTCATATATAGCACCGATATTATTATAGATAGCGGATAAGGTTTGAAAAACTTCCTGATGACGATTATCCTGCGGAACAGGAGTTGCAATATCTCCCATCTTCTCTTCGAAATCTTCCTTTAGTTTAAGATAATTTCCGAGAGCCGCTTTTAACTGACCGGTGTAGTAATAGGCATTTGCCTTACCCATAATCACATTTACATTCGTATAGACATCATCTTCCAGACGGGACCAGTCTTTTAAGGCTTCCGAAAAGCCTTCGTTTGTCATAGAATTCATATACTCTATCCAGCCTTTATAATAATGAAGTTCTCTTAAAAGAGCAGGATTTTTGAGTTTGAGTTCCTCGGCTTTAGCGAAATAGGCTATTGCATTTTTCATTTCTTTTCTACGATCCCTATCTTTATTGGGAAGTTCTCCGAGAGAGCGTGTAGGGTATACCTTGCGTCCGGGAAATGCCGTTAGATCATCTTTCTCGGTTATGCTGGAAGAACCCATGTAGATCATCTTTCCAATATCAAAGAAAATTCGACCTGGCTCTCCGTTGATTAGAGTCTCATCCTCATCCCTTCCACCGTAGTAATGATGATAACGCTTATATCTTTCCGCAGCATTCTTTAAGAGATTCATGCTCTCTTCAGTATTGCCTATCCTCATATAATGCTCTGCCATTTCTAAAACAGCAAGATAATGAGCCGGATCATAACTGGCCGCGTATTCAAACTGTTTTAAGGCCCGGATAGATTCTCCGCGTTTCAGATAAAAACGTCCGCGTTGATAATAACTTTCTGCATGGTTTCTACCATTGATTTTAATCCCATCCCTATTCTCAGTTCTCGTGAAAGCTACATTTAATAAATGATTTGTCACGTCATCAATGTCCATGCCGGTCACCTGATCTTCCGGATTCAGGCTATATTTGATTCGTATGTTACTGGGATTTAGATCTATATAGAATCCTGCAAGTTTTGAAAGTATAAACAGAGAAAGTTCATCCTCTACATTTAATACATTCATAACCTGACGATGATGGTTCATGACAAAACGCGGGTTGTGGTCATTTTTCCACATCTCAATATAATTACTTAATAGACCTTCGTGTCCTACCGGGTTATTCGGAAACTTTTCGTATATCTTATCATAATAAGAAAGAGAGGCTCCGTAGTCTTTCTGATTGTAATAAATCTTTCCGAGACCGGCAGTTGCTTCGATATTATCCGGGTCACCACCGAATGTAAAGACATTCTGATAGTAGTCAACAGCTAACACATCATTTTTGTATTTTACTCCATCTTTACTGAAGAGTCTTGCCGGGTTGGAATGAAATCGAGCCAGGTTAATAAATGTATCGTTGTGATACATTTTCTTTTCCAGGGCAGCTACAAGATAAGCACCTGCTTTTAAAACCCTTCGCTCTATTGTGCTTCTATCGACCAGAACCCTCATCGGATCCTTGTCATTTTCAGGTTTTTTACCGGCAATCGGAAGCCTGTCGTCATCCCAGCTATAATAGCCGGAAAAACTGAGCAATGGGATTTTTTCTCTTTTATTCCAGGCCATTTCCGGGTTATTGGAACCCAGATCCGGTTCGATTTTCCCGAAAAGCTTTTCAAAGGCCCGGTCATATTCTCCGATTTTCATGTAGGCAATCCCGAATTTATTTAAATATTCAAGATTGTTGGGAATAATCTCTTCCCCTTTGGCAAAATACCTCTCGGCTTCTAAAAGATGCTCTTTTCTGAGTTTTGTATTTCTCGGCTCTCTCCAGGCCTTTTGAATTTCTTCCAGACCCATTTCGTATTTACTGGATGCCTGGTAGGGTTTAATCACATATTTATAGGATGAAAATAAACCAAAGATCAAAAGAAAACCGGCAGCAACACCCAGAACGGTTTTTTTAATGAGTTGCCTTCTGCGAAATTCTCCTTCCTTGGTATAAATTTCATCCTTAGCAATAACCTGGACTCCATCTTCAGAATACAGGCCGGAGCTATCATACAACTCAACTTTCCTACCAAGAACCGTGGATAGGAATTCAGCTACTTCTGCAGGTTTTTGCCTCGCTTTAATAAGTTCGAGTAAGGCTCTCTGATCATTATTAGAAACCCGATCATTGGTAATCGTATCAATAATGGTACGCTTCAGTCTGGGTGGATAACTGATGATTTCTTGTTGAATAATAGCCAGTTCTTCATCAGAAAGCTCGTCTTCTTCTACCGGCTCCCCTTCTGCCAGACTGGATAAATCATCTTCAAGACTGGCTCCTGCCAGAGTATCCGTTGTATCTATATCTGAGTCAGTATTTGCATCAAAATCACCCAGATCGGCTCCGAAGTCATCGAAAGCATCTGTATCTGAAACAGGGCTTATACTATCTTTTCCCGGTGAATCAAAACTATCAAAAAGATTCTCATTGTCGGCAAATGGGTCTTCAGTTGTATCTACTTCAGAAGAATCAGAAATGGGAAGGTCTTCCAAACTGGCAAATGGGTCTTCGTCGTCGACAACAGGAGGAGTGGAATCCTCGTCACCGAGACCCATATCAGCAAAAGGATCGTCTTCAGTAGAAGAACTACTATCCTCTCCCATGTCCATGCTGGCAAATGGGTCTTCATCGTCGACAACAGGAGGAGTGGAATCCTCGTCACCGAGACCCATATCAGCAAAAGGATCGTCTTCAGTAGGAGAACTACTATCCTCTCCTGTGTCCATGCTGGCAAATGGGTCTTCGTCGTCGACAACAGGAGGAGTGGAATCCTCGTCACCGAGACCCATATCAGCAAAAGGATCGTCTTCAGTAGAAGAACTACTATCCTCTCCCATGTCCATGCTGGCAAATGGGTCTTCATCGTCGACAACAGGAGGAGTGGAATCCTCGTCACCGAGACCCATATCAGCAAAAGGATCGTCTTCAGTAGGAGAACTACTATCCTCTCCTGTGTCCATGCTGGCAAATGGGTCTTCATCGTCGACAACAGGAGGAGTGGAATCCTCGTCACCGAGACCCATATCAGCAAAAGGATCGTCTTCAGTAGGAGAACTACTATCCTCTCCTGTGTCCATGCTGGCAAATGGGTCTTCGTCGTCGACAACAGGAGGAGTGGAATCCTCGTCACCGAGACCCATATCAGCAAAAGGATCGTCTTCAGTAGAAGAACTACTATCCTCTCCCATGTCCATGCTGGCAAATGGGTCTTCATCGTCGACAACAGGAGGAGTGGAATCCTCGTCACCGAGACCCATATCAGCAAAAGGATCGTCTTCTGTGCCAGAATCAGGTG
Encoded proteins:
- a CDS encoding PAS domain-containing protein — its product is MHKEEYKFPEYIIGIGASAGGLESLQEFLSNFSDTIGSFAIIIAQHLSPSYKSMLVQLLSKTTGLKVIEASSGMIIEEGSVYITPPNNDITISGKQIILSRPINNSGPKPSIDSFFISLATQMQEKAIGIILSGTGSDGARGIKEIRSHAGFTIVQDPSSAKYNGMPIAAIDTGEISIICRPLEMGDKIKDILKNPNFYITTSKKASNKDIELNQILELLSNQTGANFSNYKNNSITRRLTKRINALHFTSQKQYLDYVKEHPEELNALFDILLIGVTKFFRDIDSFQDLRIHLRDLINNKKKGDSIRIWITGCASGEEAYTIAIILNEILNSSIPDYSIQIFATDINETSINFARKGIYGEHSLENVPKEFLSKYFIRLDESHYEVIKSLKQLILFSKHDLITNPPFLKLDLLSCRNLLIYFNANLQNAIIPIFQYSLNTGGILFLGKSESIGTYHDLFTPINEKHKIYTRRLSNRSLPTQFPLFHYKPFKEKSKSKFSENRETSLQDIIRDSVYNSYDSPFVIINDNMDIIEIRGDLRPYLRLSEGSLNSNILKLINNDFQIELRSGITKCIKTKQKIKTPILKISFYNLTFFLRIIIKPLFNITQKEELYMLIFETFEEYELTFHNKIETINTDNAKIKELEDELSAAKEYMQSFIEELESSNEELQSLNEEFQSTNEELQSANEELETTNEELQSTNEEMQIAYSELKAANNALEQKEVQFLSTQNKLQTLLNNTLQAFLLIGLDYKILIYNQAAKQLFYRISARSIDTADLIINYIPPENVKDFYNNFNRVKAGETLNGYVSFQNEENEIFWYQYNLSPIKNDAEKIEMISYSLLDISNSKKNEFELEELRELLNLIYENTDTGIAIINSSNILTNVNTGFCKLFAYNRKDILGKNISSILSFFASIDKPDTQNLTSIESKAIKKDGTPFEITIKINQYRRNDGEIFKIIYITDISENKKYKNLLLDTQEAVNVGGWELDLITNHISWTKEVYKIHELEDSFELNKYNFYNFFEPESLHKLMRALSRAIDTGEPFTLELKFITAKKNKRWVRITGKPIQENKKTIKIFFTIQDISEELTVKDEINKLSLVASKTSNAVIITNKKREIQWVNGGFEKLTGYSYEEVKGENPRFLQGHETDPNAIKNIRDNLSLGRTFSEELLNYKKDGSIYWVKIDFTPIHNTLGELTHYIAIERDITREKEDAEKIRSALHEREILLSEIHHRVKNNMAIISGLIELQASYCKDNLLKRTFQESINRIKSIALVHESLYKSGNWAKIQFKEYIEELINNLKRSCNGNKVSIHISSEAMVLDMRYAIPCGLIINELITNSLQHAFRDKDEGNILVSFRNIENTFELRVKDNGSGYNQKEVDRKTSTLGIVLIESLVQQLDGEYKVNSSSGTDSCIYFKIEDEL
- a CDS encoding lipoprotein LipL21; the protein is MLNKTVLGLLTLSFLFLMNCGGGNKVYELKNGRQFEGWAGPPEDPTGSPQEFFYMKYTGRASEKALKKKSGAMMETTCRDAAELNAKGDIIQKLAHETVTGASGVSDGESTGKVVVREFAAQVTGMNTMQCEPLAKAEADIPNSEWKECRCVMYVRIEGGRDSVLAKAKAKMSEN
- a CDS encoding YihA family ribosome biogenesis GTP-binding protein — translated: METKSKLEIQDIVFQASYGKGNAFPDDRERVQLAFCGRSNAGKSSLINAIVNRKNLVKVSSTPGKTRTLNFFLLNEKLFLVDLPGFGYAKASHKERDDMMDVTNYYLNKCKALKVLFVLCDSARTLPEEEKDVIETCFDRGIKPVLVRTKVDKLNASERDKLRKECKIHNLDFRGLKIIRSSIKNNLGIEEIRGIIASFLPES
- a CDS encoding DUF4384 domain-containing protein encodes the protein MKPLKNSLYLVIFLFLFLAISIPADEPLVLLKTGRENYYFKDPIKFNVFLHEKSYLYIVNLRSNGEMHLLYPNEFEENNLLEKGNYSIPSEKDDYFFYAGEPEGKEILFALVSRTPVQKLQKKLHYKNPIVKQKAGSNLSTTLLNWLTSELPYGDWDLSEVHIRVYKNRVKE
- a CDS encoding D-alanyl-D-alanine carboxypeptidase, with amino-acid sequence MSSPVSFLVQEKEKLIVKKNSEKVFPIASITKLFTAFTALSLYSSSKVFKVPSSCVIKNSYESRAGLRKNEKFSLMALIEGLLISSGNDAACVLAKSYKTGEKGFMEEVNRFVQEKGLKKTRLLEPVGLSSHSVSSAEELQKILHELEAYPSLLTILKKKQSLIQSKKGRKIKLVSRQKLFSYRGYAIFGKTGTTRKAGECFVGFAKRNDKFYYLIFLGSKNVYKDIRKILLKISGESSDS